A genome region from Micromonospora peucetia includes the following:
- a CDS encoding DUF1702 family protein: MPTVLGSVRRLLMAPTLADVTFARRGFPGPATEVTRRLEAVPQSVVCGFEWGIDTRDPWELERRLALVDRELLGFAYEGATMACTILDVMGPRRGTRTRDLLRGPGAPHLFLAYIGIGFAMARLPRRLWRHVVPDLTGSPYHPTMTWLAVDGYGFDRAYFDLDRWVTRQERLAAYPWQDHGDYFVRATDQGLGRALWFIHGARTADVAGAVRAFAAERHGDLWSGVGLAATFAGGADADALVALRADAGPCAPDLAQGAVFAAKARSHAGYVPAHSEAAMRALGGRSVATAAALADDVAVRAESAGRLPAYEVWRRNVRAHFEPADTGHGH; encoded by the coding sequence ATGCCGACGGTACTGGGTTCCGTGCGTCGACTCCTGATGGCGCCCACGCTCGCGGACGTGACCTTCGCGCGTCGGGGATTTCCCGGCCCGGCCACGGAGGTCACCCGCCGGTTGGAGGCGGTTCCGCAGTCGGTGGTCTGCGGGTTCGAGTGGGGCATCGACACCCGCGATCCGTGGGAACTGGAACGAAGGCTCGCGCTCGTCGACCGGGAACTGCTCGGCTTCGCCTACGAGGGCGCCACGATGGCCTGCACCATCCTCGACGTGATGGGACCCCGGCGCGGCACCCGCACCCGCGACCTGCTGCGGGGCCCGGGCGCGCCGCACCTCTTCCTCGCCTACATCGGCATCGGGTTCGCGATGGCGCGCCTGCCGCGACGCCTCTGGCGGCACGTGGTCCCGGACCTCACGGGCTCCCCGTACCACCCGACGATGACCTGGCTGGCCGTGGACGGCTACGGGTTCGACCGCGCCTACTTCGACCTCGACCGGTGGGTGACCCGGCAGGAGCGGCTGGCCGCGTACCCGTGGCAGGACCACGGGGACTACTTCGTCCGCGCCACGGACCAGGGCCTCGGGCGGGCGCTGTGGTTCATCCACGGTGCCCGTACCGCCGACGTGGCCGGCGCCGTCCGGGCCTTCGCCGCCGAGCGGCACGGCGACCTGTGGAGCGGGGTGGGGCTCGCCGCCACCTTCGCCGGGGGCGCCGACGCCGATGCTCTGGTCGCACTGCGTGCCGACGCCGGCCCGTGCGCGCCGGACCTGGCCCAGGGCGCCGTCTTCGCCGCCAAGGCCCGCAGCCACGCCGGGTACGTGCCGGCGCACAGCGAGGCGGCGATGCGCGCGCTCGGCGGGCGGTCCGTGGCCACCGCCGCGGCCCTTGCCGACGACGTGGCGGTCCGCGCGGAGTCGGCCGGGCGGCTGCCCGCGTACGAGGTCTGGCGGCGCAACGTCCGCGCTCACTTCGAGCCGGCCGACACCGGCCACGGTCACTGA
- a CDS encoding DUF1702 family protein — translation MQSLRDLRRRILTPDISETKMDVRGFHVKNEESKALLETIGSSFLAGFGYAAEAPTTVAAERRLETVPTRFRGFAYEGAGMGFAVRDALRPGRPRHVASLLAGRGDAHVYMVYVGVGWAMARVPRFRWGQLYAPDPLLRWLVLDGYGFHQAYFHTDRYVHGQYRHPRFPWPADGPREYADRVIDQGIGRATWFVGGTDVDRVTEIFSAFSADRRADLYAGAGLAATYAGGVTEADLHRFRERAGDHRLDLAQGSAFAAGARVRAGLVVPHNEVATQVFCGMSTADAAKVTDVTLPHKQDGPTPAYERWRQAIAAEFEGWC, via the coding sequence ATGCAGAGCCTGCGTGATCTGCGGCGCAGAATCCTGACGCCAGATATCTCCGAGACGAAAATGGACGTGCGCGGCTTTCACGTCAAGAACGAGGAATCGAAGGCGCTGCTCGAAACTATCGGCTCGTCATTCCTGGCCGGTTTCGGATACGCCGCCGAGGCGCCGACGACGGTGGCGGCCGAACGACGTCTGGAAACGGTGCCGACGCGGTTTCGTGGCTTCGCGTACGAGGGCGCCGGGATGGGCTTCGCCGTCCGGGACGCGCTGCGGCCGGGCCGCCCCCGGCACGTGGCGAGCCTGCTCGCCGGGCGCGGCGACGCGCACGTCTACATGGTGTACGTCGGCGTGGGCTGGGCGATGGCCCGGGTACCCCGGTTCCGCTGGGGCCAGCTGTACGCCCCGGACCCGTTGCTCCGGTGGCTGGTGCTCGACGGCTACGGCTTCCACCAGGCGTACTTCCACACCGACCGGTACGTGCACGGACAGTACCGCCACCCGCGGTTCCCCTGGCCGGCCGACGGTCCCCGCGAGTACGCCGACCGGGTCATCGACCAGGGCATCGGCCGGGCCACCTGGTTCGTCGGCGGCACCGACGTGGACCGGGTCACGGAGATCTTCAGCGCGTTCTCCGCGGACCGGCGGGCCGACCTGTACGCCGGGGCTGGCCTCGCCGCCACCTACGCCGGGGGCGTCACCGAGGCGGACCTGCACCGGTTCCGCGAGCGCGCCGGCGACCATCGCCTGGACCTCGCCCAGGGCAGTGCCTTCGCGGCCGGGGCCCGGGTACGCGCCGGCCTGGTCGTCCCGCACAACGAGGTCGCCACGCAGGTCTTCTGCGGCATGTCCACCGCCGATGCAGCGAAGGTGACCGACGTGACACTGCCTCATAAACAGGACGGCCCCACGCCCGCCTACGAGCGGTGGCGCCAGGCCATCGCCGCGGAGTTCGAGGGGTGGTGCTGA
- a CDS encoding carboxymuconolactone decarboxylase family protein, with protein sequence MIARRVASSVVQRQVNYVTPVPQGSARGLVDTVYTQVAQEMRLVVPPAQLHSPSPEVLAAYWMVMREPLLPTESVDRATKEAVAAAVSVANICPYCVDMHSVGLYELSTEHDAEAIVADRLSEIADRRLRTAAEWGRTAHQPQTARPVLPFPERDRPELVGVVVGFHYIARVVNVFLSNFLLPPGLSPRARRRLKRGIGWVLQGTLRDAREPGRSVELLPPAPLPAEAAWAVGSPHVAGAMARAYAAFEAAGERAVPPAVRELVAERLDGWRGEETGLSRQWCERLIERLPEADRAAGRLALLTAFASYQVDEEVVTEFRRLRPGDAALVDAVAWASFAAARRVGAWYAPAGPSEQN encoded by the coding sequence ATGATCGCTCGTCGGGTGGCCTCGTCGGTGGTCCAACGCCAGGTCAACTACGTCACGCCGGTGCCGCAGGGATCCGCACGGGGCCTGGTGGACACCGTCTACACCCAGGTCGCGCAGGAGATGAGGCTGGTGGTGCCGCCGGCACAATTGCACTCCCCGTCGCCGGAGGTGCTGGCCGCGTACTGGATGGTCATGCGGGAGCCGCTGCTGCCGACGGAGAGCGTCGACCGGGCCACCAAGGAGGCGGTCGCCGCCGCCGTGTCGGTGGCGAACATCTGCCCGTACTGCGTCGACATGCACAGCGTCGGGCTCTACGAACTCTCCACCGAGCACGACGCGGAGGCGATCGTGGCCGACCGGCTCTCCGAGATTGCCGACCGGCGCCTGCGTACGGCGGCGGAGTGGGGTCGTACCGCGCACCAACCGCAGACCGCGCGGCCCGTCCTGCCGTTTCCGGAGCGGGACCGCCCGGAATTGGTCGGCGTGGTGGTGGGCTTCCACTACATCGCCCGTGTGGTCAACGTCTTCCTCTCCAACTTCCTGCTCCCGCCGGGGCTGTCGCCGCGGGCGCGGCGGCGCCTGAAGCGGGGCATCGGCTGGGTGTTGCAGGGGACGCTGCGCGACGCCCGGGAACCGGGCCGCTCGGTGGAGCTGCTGCCGCCGGCGCCGTTGCCGGCGGAGGCCGCCTGGGCGGTGGGTAGTCCGCACGTGGCCGGGGCGATGGCCCGGGCGTACGCGGCGTTCGAGGCCGCCGGTGAGCGGGCGGTCCCGCCGGCGGTTCGGGAACTGGTCGCGGAACGCCTCGACGGCTGGCGCGGGGAGGAGACCGGCCTGAGCCGACAGTGGTGCGAACGGCTGATCGAGCGGCTGCCCGAGGCGGACCGGGCCGCCGGCCGGCTGGCCCTGCTGACCGCGTTCGCGTCCTACCAGGTCGACGAGGAGGTGGTGACCGAGTTCCGGCGCCTCCGGCCGGGCGACGCGGCCCTGGTCGACGCGGTCGCCTGGGCCAGCTTCGCGGCGGCGCGCCGGGTCGGCGCCTGGTACGCCCCCGCCGGTCCGAGCGAGCAGAACTGA
- a CDS encoding SDR family NAD(P)-dependent oxidoreductase, with protein sequence MLVLVTGGTGFIGSHSTAAILDAGHRVRMLVRDPARARRVLAALGADARRVELVTGDVTEPADVARVADGCAAVLHAAGVYSFDSRDRARMRAVNLRGTEVVLGAARTAGLDPIVHVSTFGALLPAARSPLTVDSPVGVPREAYLSSKAAAEHVARRHQDDGAPVVVTYPLASLGPDDPHLGDQTTRVRNVLRGLMPLWPTGGFPVGDVRDVARLHAAVLEPGRGPRRFPAPGRYVTTREFVDALRRVTGRTLPTLRLPAPALLPVGHLVSAAQRLSPVHLPAEHGAIYLCATARPMDGTPTEELLGPESRSLDETMTDTVRWLHRTGRLSRRQAGTAATDVARKLRAAPPPTISR encoded by the coding sequence ATGCTGGTCCTGGTAACCGGTGGCACCGGATTCATCGGCTCCCACTCGACGGCGGCCATCCTCGACGCCGGCCACCGGGTCCGGATGCTCGTACGTGACCCGGCACGCGCCCGGCGGGTGCTGGCCGCGCTGGGCGCCGACGCCAGGCGCGTCGAGCTGGTCACCGGGGACGTCACCGAACCCGCCGACGTGGCCCGGGTCGCCGACGGCTGCGCCGCCGTGCTGCACGCCGCCGGCGTGTACAGCTTCGACTCACGGGACCGGGCACGGATGCGGGCGGTCAACCTCCGCGGCACCGAGGTGGTGCTCGGGGCGGCGCGGACGGCGGGTCTCGACCCGATCGTCCACGTCTCCACGTTCGGCGCGCTGCTGCCGGCCGCGCGGTCGCCGCTGACCGTCGACTCGCCGGTCGGCGTGCCCCGGGAGGCGTACCTGAGCAGCAAGGCTGCCGCCGAGCACGTCGCGCGCCGGCACCAGGACGACGGCGCGCCGGTGGTCGTCACCTACCCGCTGGCCTCGCTCGGACCCGACGACCCGCACCTGGGCGACCAGACGACCCGGGTACGCAACGTGCTGCGCGGGCTGATGCCACTGTGGCCGACCGGCGGCTTCCCGGTGGGCGACGTGCGGGACGTGGCCCGGCTGCACGCGGCGGTGCTCGAACCGGGACGCGGTCCCCGCCGCTTCCCGGCCCCCGGCCGGTACGTCACGACCCGCGAGTTCGTCGACGCGCTGCGCCGGGTCACCGGACGGACCCTGCCCACCCTCCGGCTGCCGGCCCCGGCCCTGCTGCCGGTGGGCCACCTGGTCAGCGCGGCGCAGCGGCTGTCGCCCGTGCACCTGCCCGCCGAGCACGGCGCGATCTACCTGTGCGCCACCGCCCGCCCGATGGACGGCACCCCCACCGAGGAGTTGCTCGGGCCGGAGAGCCGGTCGCTGGACGAGACGATGACCGACACCGTGCGGTGGCTGCACCGGACCGGACGGCTGAGCCGCCGCCAGGCCGGGACCGCGGCGACCGACGTCGCCCGGAAATTGCGCGCCGCGCCGCCGCCCACAATTTCCCGCTAA
- a CDS encoding copper resistance CopC family protein codes for MTTVDAPRPPAPAGTVQRAAIVVAAGVVLSILALLAFGSPAANRRLVLDPGDGSVVGAAPAEVTLTLGGAESAEDLHMAVTGPTGAVVSTGKPVIRAGRLVVPVRDAGPGAYRVGYHARLPDGRQISGLAGFTVTLGVVPAGPVAAPIKDAATAASHDHARLDGINGVLLLLDLGLVAVALLLMFLRPQRGRQPVSGP; via the coding sequence GTGACCACCGTGGACGCTCCCCGCCCGCCCGCGCCCGCCGGGACGGTGCAGCGGGCGGCGATCGTCGTGGCGGCCGGCGTCGTGCTGTCGATCCTGGCGCTGCTGGCCTTCGGCAGCCCGGCTGCGAACCGGAGGCTGGTGCTGGACCCGGGCGACGGGTCGGTCGTCGGTGCCGCGCCCGCCGAGGTGACGCTCACGCTCGGCGGTGCGGAGTCGGCCGAGGACCTGCACATGGCCGTCACCGGTCCGACCGGCGCGGTCGTCTCGACCGGGAAACCGGTCATCCGCGCCGGCCGGCTGGTCGTGCCGGTGCGCGACGCCGGGCCGGGCGCCTACCGCGTCGGCTACCACGCCCGGCTGCCCGACGGTCGGCAGATCTCCGGACTGGCCGGCTTCACCGTGACCCTCGGCGTCGTCCCGGCCGGGCCCGTCGCCGCACCCATCAAGGACGCGGCCACCGCCGCCAGCCACGACCACGCCCGGCTCGACGGCATCAACGGCGTGCTCCTTCTGCTGGACCTGGGTCTCGTCGCGGTGGCCCTGCTACTGATGTTCCTCCGCCCGCAGCGGGGGCGGCAGCCGGTCTCAGGTCCGTGA
- a CDS encoding DUF5987 family protein — protein MQPETPEEQQARVLTLEAFADTIIPGAKRSADDRAIAGVSTDGGAVECGALALMEDPAGGLSLMLGTLSEALNAHATGYAEANGLTLDPAVPPFVALAFDHRTALLSHLLAPDNPEKEMWVGLALFSNMAYDSAAHMNTVDALAAGHPGLLAIGITQPDDDGLWRFPEYSYGRPLSRPHPHTTPTGSPA, from the coding sequence GTGCAACCGGAGACACCCGAGGAGCAGCAGGCCCGCGTGCTGACGCTGGAAGCGTTCGCCGACACCATCATCCCTGGGGCGAAGCGGTCCGCCGACGACCGGGCGATCGCCGGTGTCTCGACCGACGGCGGCGCCGTCGAGTGCGGGGCGCTGGCCCTGATGGAGGACCCGGCCGGCGGGTTGTCACTGATGCTGGGGACCCTCAGTGAGGCTCTCAACGCGCACGCGACCGGCTATGCCGAGGCGAACGGACTGACCCTCGACCCGGCGGTGCCGCCCTTCGTCGCGCTCGCGTTCGACCACCGCACCGCGCTGCTGAGCCACCTGCTCGCCCCGGACAACCCGGAGAAGGAGATGTGGGTGGGGCTCGCCCTGTTCAGCAACATGGCCTACGACAGCGCCGCCCACATGAACACGGTCGACGCGCTCGCCGCCGGGCACCCGGGGCTGCTGGCGATCGGCATCACCCAGCCCGACGACGACGGGCTGTGGCGGTTTCCCGAGTACTCGTACGGACGCCCGCTGTCGCGACCGCACCCACACACCACCCCCACAGGGAGCCCGGCATGA